The Methylacidimicrobium sp. B4 genome contains a region encoding:
- a CDS encoding putative toxin-antitoxin system toxin component, PIN family encodes MRLILDTATMVAAVRSDAGASRRLLVAALERRFTLLASMPLMIEYQAVMTRSEHLEASGLSVDEVTALLDAVAAVAEPVRLAFLWRPTLRDPDDDMVLEAATNGRADAIVTFNLRDFREAAGNFGIKVLAPGEAWKALEVKR; translated from the coding sequence ATGAGGCTGATCCTTGACACCGCGACCATGGTCGCCGCCGTTCGCAGCGACGCGGGAGCATCCCGCCGCCTGCTGGTTGCGGCGTTGGAACGGCGCTTCACGCTGCTCGCCTCGATGCCGCTGATGATCGAGTATCAGGCGGTCATGACGCGATCTGAGCATCTGGAGGCATCCGGGCTGTCGGTGGACGAGGTTACTGCGTTGCTGGACGCCGTGGCGGCGGTGGCCGAGCCGGTGCGACTGGCGTTTCTGTGGCGGCCGACGCTGCGCGATCCGGACGACGACATGGTGCTGGAGGCAGCAACGAACGGCAGGGCTGATGCCATCGTGACGTTCAATCTTCGCGACTTCCGGGAAGCCGCGGGGAATTTTGGGATCAAGGTCCTCGCTCCAGGCGAGGCATGGAAAGCATTGGAGGTTAAAAGATGA
- a CDS encoding ImmA/IrrE family metallo-endopeptidase gives MEMTKEELGRRIRSARESCGLTQEQLGESVGLSRVALGQIESGARSVSSLELDRLARALGRDIKSFFATAFAERDALSALFRLDAELAQQVDLRKALQDSMALGRELTNLERLLEIDRVRLITPAYKLRSAKSRWDAIGQGQKVATEERRRLKLGLAPIGALSELLESQGVRTSTVALPENISGLTLIDSTIGLFVAINANHAPVRQRFSLAHEYGHVLMDRDRALAISRVENHSDLLEVRANAFAAEFLMSAEGVAQFILELGKGVTSRAQMAVFDEAEVVQVEQRATPGSQAIQLHDVVLLAHHFRVSRISVLYRLMNLRLIDEREFQRLKAEEDRGDGRKIARFLAAPEVPTEDRSHLRRRFLALAREAYRREEITRRKFAELASMVGLGPQEMEEFIASANWE, from the coding sequence ATGGAGATGACGAAAGAGGAGCTGGGACGGCGGATTCGCTCCGCGAGGGAAAGCTGCGGGCTCACCCAGGAACAGCTCGGCGAGTCCGTTGGACTGAGCCGCGTCGCGCTCGGCCAGATCGAGTCGGGAGCTCGGTCCGTCTCGAGCCTGGAGTTGGATCGCCTCGCGCGGGCGCTGGGCAGGGACATCAAATCCTTCTTTGCCACGGCCTTCGCGGAGCGTGACGCGCTTTCGGCGCTTTTTCGCTTGGACGCCGAACTCGCCCAGCAAGTAGACCTCCGAAAGGCGTTACAGGACAGCATGGCGCTTGGGCGCGAGCTGACCAATCTCGAGCGGCTGCTCGAGATCGATCGCGTCCGGCTCATCACCCCAGCCTATAAATTGCGATCGGCGAAGTCGCGTTGGGACGCGATTGGGCAGGGGCAAAAAGTGGCCACCGAGGAGCGGCGGAGACTGAAACTTGGCCTAGCCCCCATCGGGGCCCTGAGCGAGCTGCTCGAGTCGCAAGGAGTGCGTACTAGTACGGTCGCGCTTCCGGAAAACATATCGGGGCTCACCCTTATCGACAGCACGATTGGCCTGTTCGTGGCAATTAACGCGAACCATGCACCTGTGCGTCAGCGTTTTTCCTTGGCCCACGAGTATGGACACGTGCTGATGGACCGAGACCGGGCTCTTGCGATCAGTCGGGTGGAGAACCATTCGGACCTGCTCGAGGTTCGCGCCAATGCCTTCGCGGCGGAGTTCCTGATGTCGGCCGAAGGCGTCGCGCAGTTCATCCTCGAGCTCGGCAAGGGGGTGACGAGCCGTGCCCAGATGGCGGTGTTCGACGAGGCTGAGGTAGTGCAAGTCGAGCAGCGCGCCACGCCCGGATCGCAAGCGATCCAGCTCCATGACGTCGTATTGCTCGCTCATCATTTCAGAGTGAGCCGGATTTCGGTCCTCTATCGCCTAATGAATCTTCGGCTGATCGACGAGCGCGAGTTCCAACGCCTCAAGGCCGAGGAAGACCGCGGAGATGGCCGGAAGATTGCGCGCTTCCTTGCTGCCCCGGAGGTCCCGACCGAAGATAGGTCTCATTTGCGCCGTCGTTTTCTCGCCCTTGCGCGAGAAGCCTATCGTCGAGAGGAGATCACGCGCAGAAAGTTCGCCGAGTTGGCTTCCATGGTCGGCCTTGGTCCACAGGAGATGGAGGAGTTCATCGCCTCTGCAAATTGGGAGTGA
- the mauJ gene encoding methylamine utilization protein MauJ: MKTPYVQHLLGAAALGRINGRRGWLSVGVVSSIPWPQDDVWIEYDGQEYFLQGVKPEQKGEVRSAPGISTPAEQGDVDEAMSRLYRFTSVLGFYKRGYVDITSQTWWGTSIVRYRASPNLYTEIGEGGAHGFNCNHMPVIEDDQVRKALAFLREGRRLSRVHEGYSFLSFFKVIESQMPSEQRVEWVEKNLDRLTDERAVERIKALRAQGIDVNNHLFDSGRCAVAHASIDKVIVDPDIPADRQRIAADLCIIEALANRYIKVDAGVPDEMDVYKKRDRLAPWYPLMTPEGLSTLKSGGHIEVQDVAQLGLLEGATVSVNLWPHPPAEQFREMTLHFIGSSEGVMRFITLSSRGTIVLSFAMDVPPLRCFKWVEREDRAAAFRL; this comes from the coding sequence ATGAAAACCCCCTACGTCCAGCATTTGCTTGGGGCTGCTGCGCTCGGACGGATCAACGGCCGCCGGGGCTGGCTGTCGGTTGGAGTGGTTTCGTCGATTCCCTGGCCGCAGGATGATGTCTGGATCGAGTACGACGGCCAAGAATACTTCCTGCAGGGAGTGAAACCCGAGCAGAAAGGCGAGGTGCGTAGCGCGCCGGGCATCAGCACGCCTGCTGAGCAAGGCGATGTGGACGAGGCGATGTCGCGGCTGTACCGCTTCACCTCCGTCCTCGGTTTTTATAAGCGCGGCTATGTCGACATCACGAGCCAAACCTGGTGGGGGACCTCCATCGTTCGCTATCGCGCTAGCCCCAACCTTTATACCGAGATCGGAGAAGGAGGTGCGCACGGCTTCAATTGCAACCACATGCCCGTCATTGAAGATGACCAGGTGCGTAAGGCCCTCGCGTTTCTGCGCGAGGGACGCCGGCTGAGTCGCGTCCATGAAGGATACAGCTTTCTGAGCTTCTTCAAGGTCATTGAAAGTCAGATGCCAAGCGAGCAACGCGTCGAGTGGGTCGAGAAAAACCTGGACCGGTTGACCGACGAGAGAGCTGTAGAACGCATCAAGGCGCTGCGCGCTCAGGGCATCGATGTCAACAACCATCTGTTCGATTCTGGCCGTTGCGCGGTGGCTCATGCGAGTATCGACAAGGTCATCGTGGACCCCGACATTCCGGCTGACCGTCAGCGCATCGCAGCGGACTTGTGCATCATCGAGGCCTTGGCTAACCGCTACATCAAGGTTGACGCCGGGGTGCCCGATGAGATGGACGTGTACAAGAAGCGCGACCGTCTTGCTCCGTGGTATCCACTCATGACGCCCGAAGGGCTGTCTACTCTCAAAAGTGGTGGCCACATCGAGGTCCAGGATGTCGCGCAGCTCGGGTTGCTTGAAGGAGCAACAGTTTCAGTGAACCTTTGGCCTCATCCGCCTGCCGAGCAGTTTCGGGAAATGACCCTACATTTCATCGGCAGCAGTGAGGGAGTCATGCGGTTCATCACGCTAAGCTCGCGCGGCACCATAGTGCTTTCCTTCGCCATGGATGTCCCGCCTCTTCGCTGTTTCAAGTGGGTAGAGCGGGAAGATCGAGCCGCAGCTTTCCGGCTTTGA